A DNA window from Brassica napus cultivar Da-Ae chromosome A4, Da-Ae, whole genome shotgun sequence contains the following coding sequences:
- the LOC106359305 gene encoding uncharacterized protein LOC106359305 produces the protein MASSSSSSSSSIDFSTAILIRVDQSGKGDFNKIQEAIESIPPNLNNSQLYFIWVKPGVYRDSAFGKIVDIAAKPVFSGRFARYIMSRQLKTKKKHEAWFRFAGKPIRFSLREFAIVTGLPCGPFPRRSKMKLKESIAEKPYWPVLFGKSEVVTVASVIKMLRRRTVTDTKIRIKYACLAILSSVLLPTSLKMKICREHAEAIEDLGEFFAYPWGRLAFDLLMVSIRERDVVALSQSNIALKGFVLALQLVMVEAVPALTEVVLESCSSSEADSEDDVFNPSDRFGKKQTLNTAHARFVDKTDNVMVRSLLLEDPERPIDQATLVWSDEEHDETVENMIDLINVNYQFSTSHFVGGVSRSEVDRLREASSVSSKSKKPKKPVSVTQSNDAGYIADLVIERLKPQLQNFNNKIEQFSTRVDLIEGKVIGNVNCVLSKFKDEIGRSVEAMVPDLCKNYAEVRGVPAAPTVVTGNGQDISAHPDKHVLDGNANTIINIIQNISEYSTPPSSPQNIQVGNKTPSIEGVAKPGFATPDPATDCGAMSAHSENHSRHTDNIIPLEDVNTVPPHFIETPSFSLGLTQEEHIRSAEPLTRQKVADLTTLSDINVGDNIAYPQSLRKSKRQKTLPPALLHDYLCGPHIDSRLHHPRESVFVCYERREIERKINVLSRKLSVNVVINVGGLVVSSKEMLLMAERSRLYPGKVVDILIRLVRCVVSLPTSLERSYYFLDTRFGTSIIRNYQKFSKTKKKESFKFSKGVLDFFGERDASPRLGIRYYFPLNLGKKHWIGVCFDTSRGKLYVLDCNVALFNETSMGRFLYPFLQMLPYLARQFGKEMGTQCVTPYKFDRTKSVFQSDNPADAGLIAVLLMVRHAVYGFEACRNLSPETVADEGKSAAIMALESTEKL, from the exons atggcttcttcttcttcttcttcgtcgtcttcAATTGATTTTTCAACTGCCATTCTAATAAGGGTTGATCAATCGGGTAAAGGAGATTTCAATAAGATTCAAGAAGCAATTGAATCCATCCCTCCCAATCTTAACAACTCTCAACTTTATTTCATTTGGGTTAAGCCTGGAGTTTACAG GGATTCAGCTTTTGGCAAAATCGTCGATATTGCTGCGAAACCGGTATTTTCCGGTCGCTTTGCTCGTTATATAATGTCTAGACAGttgaaaacgaagaagaagcacgAGGCGTGGTTCCGCTTTGCTGGAAAACCGATTCGGTTTTCGTTACGGGAATTTGCGATTGTCACCGGATTGCCATGCGGGCCGTTTCCACGGAGATCAAAGATGAAGTTAAAAGAATCCATAGCGGAGAAACCCTACTGGCCGGTGCTATTTGGTAAGAGTGAAGTTGTAACGGTGGCTTCTGTGATCAAGATGCTTCGGAGGAGGACGGTAACTGATACGAAAATCCGTATCAAATATGCTTGCCTGGCGATTCTGTCCTCCGTTCTTCTTCCAACAAGCTTGAAGATGAAGATTTGTAGAGAGCATGCAGAAGCAATCGAAGATCTTGGAGAATTTTTTGCATATCCGTGGGGAAGACTTGCGTTTGACTTGCTTATGGTTAGTATACGAGAGCGGGACGTGGTGGCCTTGTCCCAGAGCAACATCGCACTTAAAGGATTTGTACTTGCTTTACAACTGGTCATGGTTGAAGCTGTCCCTGCTCTTACTGAAGTTGTTCTGGAAAGCTGTTCCTCTTCGGAAGCTGATAGTGAAGATGATGTTTTTAATCCCAGTGATAGATTTGGGAAGAAACAAACTCTTAATACTGCACATGCACGTTTTGTAGACAAGACAGACAAT GTTATGGTGCGCAGTTTATTATTGGAAGACCCTGAACGTCCAATCGACCAAGCGACTCTAGTTTGGTCTGACGAAGAGCATGATGAAACCGTTGAAAACATGATTGATCTTATCAATGTGAATTATCAATTCAGTACTTCTCATTTTGTTGGCGGAGTTAGCAGAAGTGAAGTTGATCGTCTGCGAGAAGCTTCCTCAGTATCTTCAAAGTCGAAGAAACCTAAGAAACCCGTTTCAGTTACTCAATCCAATGATGCTGGTTATATCGCAGATCTCGTCATAGAACGATTGAAGCCGCAGCTCCAAAATTTCAATAACAAGATCGAACAGTTCTCTACAAGGGTCGACTTAATCGAGGGTAAAGTAATTGGAAATGTCAATTGTGTGTTGTCGAAATTCAAAGACGAGATAGGCAGATCCGTAGAGGCAATGGTTCCAGATTTGTGCAAAAACTATGCCGAAGTTCGTGGAGTCCCAGCAGCTCCCACTGTTGTTACAGGGAATGGACAGGATATATCTGCCCACCCAGACAAGCACGTTTTAGATGGTAATGCGAACACTATCATCAACATCATTCAGAACATAAGTGAGTACTCTACACCGCCTTCTTCGCCGCAAAATATTCAG GTCGGTAATAAAACTCCATCTATCGAAGGTGTTGCAAAACCCGGATTTGCTACTCCTGATCCAGCTACGGATTGCGGTGCTATGTCAGCCCATAGTGAGAACCATAGTAGGCACACTGACAACATCATTCCTTTG GAGGATGTCAATACGGTTCCGCCTCACTTCATCGAGACACCTTCTTTCTCCCTAGGACTTACACAAGAGGAACATATCCGATCTGCAGAACCTCTAACACGCCAAAAAGTAGCCGATCTGACAACTCTGTCTGATATCAACGTTGGTGATAACATAGCGTACCCTCAATCTTTGCGTAAAAGCAAGCGTCAGAAGACTTTGCCTCCAGCCCTTCTACATGATTACTTATGTGGTCCTCATATCGACTCTCGATTGCATCATCCACGGGAGTCGGTGTTTGTATGCTACGAGAGAAGGGAGATAGAGAGGAAAATCAACGTTCTTTCAAGGAAACTTTCCGTAAATGT TGTTATCAACGTTGGTGGATTAGTGGTTTCCTCAAAAGAAATGCTTCTTATGGCGGAGAGATCACGACTATACCCTGGAAAG GTTGTTGATATACTGATTCGTCTTGTGCGATGTGTGGTATCACTGCCGACATCTTTGGAAAGGAGTTATTATTTTCTGGATACCAGATTTGGTACTTCAATTATCAGGAACTACCAAAAGTTTTCGAAAACTAAGAAAAAGGAGTCCTTTAAGTTTTCCAAAGGAGTTTTGGACTTTTTTGGTGAAAGAGATGCCTCACCGCGGTTGGGTATACGTTACTACTTTCCACTGAATTTAGGGAAAAAGCATTGGATTGGAGTATGCTTTGACACATCTAGGGGTAAACTCTATGTTCTTGACTGCAATGTGGCTTTATTCAATGAAACATCGATGGGTAGATTTCTTTATCCATTCCTCCAGATGTTGCCATATCTGGCAAGACAATTTGGTAAAGAAATGGGAACGCAATGTGTTACGCCTTATAAGTTTGATAGAACAAAGTCAGTTTTCCAAAGTGATAATCCCGCAGACGCTGGCTTGATCGCGGTGTTGTTAATGGTTAGACATGCTGTATATGGTTTCGAGGCGTGTAGGAATTTATCTCCGGAAACGGTTGCTGATGAAGGAAAGAGTGCTGCTATAATGGCTTTGGAGTCGACAGAGAAGCTGTAG
- the LOC125608189 gene encoding uncharacterized protein LOC125608189, producing MSSSSNDEVYEVFEEMVDEQIDDFIDSVIANDPKRRVYIERDREQGHNQLWHDYFSENPTYPPEMFRRRFRMNKPLFLRIVERLNNEVPYFQQRRNGHGRCGLSALQKCTSAIRMLAYGKAGDANDEYLRLAASTALLCLENFTDAIILLFGGEYLRRPTPEDLQRLLDAGEARGFPGMIGSIDCMHWEWKNCPTAWKVEDERHGYIQIDTSEFESGESSRSSKVKSRESVNVPMLTIRNQIRDPHLHERLKADLVENVWEKYGNHDE from the exons ATGTCAAGCTCCTCAAATGATGAAGTATATGAAGTATTTGAAGAAATGGTCGACGAACAAATTGATGATTTCATCGACTCCGTTATTGCCAACGACCCGAAGAGACGAGTGTATATCGAAAGAGATCGGGAACAAGGACACAATCAACTATGGCACGACTATTTTAGTGAAAATCCAACATACCCACCAGAAATGTTTAGGCggcgttttcgaatgaacaaacctttgttccttcgcattgtcgaACGCCTAAATAATGAAGTTCCATACTTTCAGCAACGAAGAAATGGTCACGGAAGGTGCGGCCTATCTGCACTTCAAAAATGCACTTCAGCAATACGAATGTTGGCATATGGCAAAGCCGGAGATGCgaatgacgaatatctccgacttgcgGCAAGCACTGCACTTTtatgtttggaaaatttcaCGGATGCGATAATACTATTGTTTGGAGGtgagtatctaagaagaccTACACCAGAAGATCTTCAAAGACTACTTGACGCTGGAGAGGCACGCGGGTTTCCGGGTATGATAggcagcatcgattgtatgcattgggagtggaaaaactgcccaacgGCTTGGAAAG tggAGGACGAACGACACGGATACATTCAAATTGATACATCTGAGTTCGAGTCAGGAGAGTCTAGTCGAAGTTCAAAGGTGAAAAGTAGAGAAAGTGTCAATGTCCCTATGCTTACCATTCGCAATCAAATTCGGGATCCACATTTACATGAgcgtttgaaagctgatttagttgaaaatgtTTGGGAAAAATATGGTAATCATGATGAATAA
- the LOC125608190 gene encoding glutathione S-transferase T3-like, with the protein MDPFTINSPGFTSLLASQSSPAMDCDFAEAVGNSPGIVKPVLKRKWSTKEDLVLISGWLNTSKDAIVSNEQKGGSFWKRIELYFNSSAQLTGSVAREWSQCKQRWGRVNEQVCKFVGSYEAALKEQSSGQNENDVMKAAHDIFFNDYHAKFTMEHCWRELRYDQKWKSYSKSRDGGKEKRKENEEVMPEEEVRPAGVKAAKASKRKRHGNEAAFDQIESILAARKKISQQKLLDRLLAKNDTDLSPNEISLKNKLVSELLD; encoded by the coding sequence ATGGATCCCTTTACCATAAACTCTCCCGGGTTTACTTCGCTCTTAGCTTCGCAGAGCAGTCCAGCAATGGACTGCGACTTTGCTGAGGCAGTAGGCAACTCTCCCGGGATAGTGAAACCGGTCCTAAAGAGAAAGTGGTCAACAAAAGAAGACCTAGTGCTCATCAGTGGGTGGCTGAACACGAGCAAGGATGCTATTGTCAGTAACGAGCAGAAAGGAGGATCCTTTTGGAAGAGAATTGAGCTCTACTTCAATTCAAGCGCTCAGCTTACTGGCTCAGTTGCTAGAGAGTGGAGTcagtgtaagcagaggtggggaaggGTGAACGAGCAGGTGTGCAAGTTTGTGGGGAGTTATGAGGCGGCTTTGAAGGAGCAATCTAGTGGtcaaaatgagaatgatgtcaTGAAGGCTGCCCATGACATCTTCTTTAATGATTACCATGCGAAGTTCACCATGGAACACTGTTGGAGGGAACTGAGATATGATCAGAAATGGAAGTCATACTCCAAGTCCAGAGATGGCGggaaggagaaaaggaaggAGAATGAAGAGGTGATGCCTGAGGAGGAGGTTAGACCGGCGGGTGTAAAGGCTGCGAAAGCAAGCAAGCGCAAGCGGCACGGGAATGAAGCTGCTTTCGATCAAATAGAGAGCATCCTGGCTGCGAGAAAGAAAATATCCCAGCAGAAACTCCTTGATCGTCTCCTTGCCAAAAATGACACTGATCTATCTCCAAACGAAATCAGTCTCAAAAACAAACTCGTTTCTGAACTGCTAGATTGA